One segment of Malassezia restricta chromosome V, complete sequence DNA contains the following:
- a CDS encoding acid phosphatase, with amino-acid sequence MPHPRAKDDDVLDQIEQARLISHHLDADDEGRPIEHSEPGVSVPVAPSPAAAPRIDTDIDHTGRPAWLIRLERLPTAQRRLLQVAGLVVVAVVLAAVFSFALGPPPPTALPVIHPQAVGKSFPTYIGYPGSYATGAPASLVDEWKPAPSPTRGVDAIHTALPHFDRFRPFEHMGSLSPYFSAQHGSIDNAKYQSTPVMENETCRLSQVHILHRHGSRYPTGGAPTKWVEHFLRSKPPGTFTGPLAFLNDYKYRLGEELLVPLGREQLHMSGTKAAMDYGRLAEQDLAQGKHLFVRTGSQQRIVDSALAWATGFWGHAWTNKTDFEVQIEAPGFNTTLAPNFACRAAVEGFQVQNLIDSYLANATARLQAHVHGAQLTPKIVYGMQQLCSYDTVAYGRSDFCPLFTEDEWRAYEYVWDQRFYYDYGAGNAVGAAMGLGWLNEFVSRLTRTPWNARTQTSENATFNAQASTFPVDRSLYADFTHDSVLTSVLAALRLRDLQVAPKLEDAHRAFRTSLLVPFAARMVFEVFDCAPESFVRMKLNDAIVPLGQLSKCEQRADGLCSLSRFLASHADRNELGWWDRCA; translated from the coding sequence gcttgATCAGATAGAGCAGGCGCGGCTCATTTCGCATCACCTGGATGCGGATGACGAGGGACGTCCGATCGAGCATTCGGAGCCGGGTGTGAGTGTGCCGGTGGCGCCTTCGCCCGCTGCTGCTCCGCGCATCGATACGGATATTGATCATACCGGTCGGCCCGCCTGGCTCATTCGGCTCGAGCGTTTGCCGACGGCTCAGCGGCGCCTTCTTCAGGTGGCTGGGCTTGTTGTCGTGGCAGTCGTGCTAGCTGCTGTGTTTTCCTTTGCGCTGGGcccgccgccaccgacggCGCTCCCTGTCATCCACCCTCAGGCCGTGGGCAAGTCCTTTCCCACCTACATTGGCTACCCGGGGTCGTACGCGACAGGTGCGCctgcctcgctcgtggatGAGTGGAagccggcgccgtcgcctacacgcggcgtcgatgcgatCCACACAGCCTTGCCCCACTTTGATCGGTTCCGACCGTTTGAGCACATGGGATCGCTGTCGCCGTACTTTtcggcgcagcatggctCGATCGACAATGCCAAATACCAGTCCACGCCTGTTATGGAGAATGAGACCTGCCGTCTCTCTCAGGTCCACATTTTGCATCGTCACGGCAGTCGGTACCCgaccggcggcgcgcctaCCAAGTGGGTCGAGCACTTTTTGCGCTCGAAGCCGCCAGGCACGTTTACGGGGCCTCTGGCTTTCTTGAACGACTACAAGTATCGATTGGGCGAGGAGCTCCTGGTCCCGCTCGGtcgtgagcagctgcacatGTCCGGCACGAAGGCGGCGATGGACTATGGCCGCCTGGCCGAGCAAGACTTGGCGCAGGGCAAGCACCTTTTCGTGCGCACAGGCAGTCAACAGCGGATCGTCGATAGTGCGCTGGCCTGGGCGACTGGCTTTTGGGGGCATGCGTGGACGAACAAGACCGACTTTGAGGTGCAGATCGAGGCACCTGGCTTCAACACGACACTCGCGCCGAACTttgcgtgccgcgcggcggTCGAAGGATTCCAAGTACAAAACTTGATTGACTCGTACCTGGCGAATGCCACGGCACGTCTGCAGGCCCatgtgcatggcgcacAGCTCACGCCGAAGATCGTGTATGGCATGCAACAGCTCTGTTCGTACGACACCGTGGCGTATGGACGCAGCGACTTTTGCCCGCTGTTCACCGAAGACGAGTGGCGTGCGTACGAGTATGTGTGGGATCAGCGCTTTTACTACGACTATGGCGCGGGCAATGCGGTAGGCGCGGCGATGGGTCTTGGCTGGCTCAACGAGTTTGTGAGTCGCCTGACACGCACGCCGTGGAATGCTCGGACGCAGACGTCGGAGAATGCGACATTCAACGCACAGGCAAGCACGTTTCCTGTGGATCGCAGCCTCTATGCCGACTTTACGCACGACTCGGTGCTCACTAGCGTGCTGgctgcgctgcgtctgcgcgACTTGCAAGTGGCGCCGAAGCTCGAGGATGCGCATCGCGCCTTCCGTACATCGCTCCTGGTCCCGTTTGCCGCGCGTATGGTATTCGAGGTGTTTGATTGTGCGCCCGAGTCGTTTGTGCGCATGAAGCTGAACGATGCGATCGTGCCGTTGGGCCAACTGTCCAAGtgcgagcagcgcgctgaTGGCCTCTGTTCGCTCTCCCGCTTTCTGGCCTCCCACGCCGATCGCAACGAGCTGGGCTGGTGGGATCGATGTGCGTAG
- a CDS encoding amidophosphoribosyltransferase — translation MCGIIAILLQEGHVATELHEGLGVLQHRGQDAAGIVTCGPKGRFFQVKGNGMVRDVFDPSNVANLIGSMGVGHVRYPTAGSFAHAEAQPFYVNSPYGIVMAHNGNTVNQTELRTMLDSEAHRHVNTDSDSELLLNVFANHLQRTGKFRINEEDLFTALEAMMNETVGAYTCVAMLAGFGVMAFRDPHGIRPIGMCRRKSDCPQAGSHGYDYCFASESVVADSLGFSEFEDIKPGEAVIVTPQNVTRRTLVTKPAPNTFTPDIFEYVYFARPDSVIDGVSVYRSRMAMGDRLAQQVQQELLSKGEQIDVVIPVPDTSRVAALQLAQTLHIPYREGFVKNRYIGRTFIMPGQGMRRKNVRRKLNAMALEFAGKSVLLVDDSIVRGTTSREIIQMARDVGARKVFMASCAPPIRHSNVYGIDMPSRNELVAYNRSVEEVAATIQADAVIYQSLEQLVDCVRSLNPAITKFDCSIFDGAYVTGGVDEAYLSSLEKARADNERSKKAASFLTPHPAPESIVSCSGPMNGAEDIGLYNGRTR, via the coding sequence ATGTGCGGGATCATTGCGATACTGCTACAGGAGGGTCACGTAGCTACGGAGCTGCACGAAGGTCTGGGTGTGCTTCAGCACCGTGGCCAGGATGCAGCAGGTATCGTGACGTGTGGTCCGAAAGGCCGCTTTTTCCAGGTCAAGGGCAATGGTATGGTCCGTGATGTGTTCGACCCGAGCAATGTTGCGAATTTGATCGGCTCGATGGGCGTAGGACATGTGCGCTACCCGACGGCCGGATCGTTTGCGCATGCCGAGGCCCAGCCATTTTATGTCAACAGCCCGTATGGCATTGTCATGGCACACAACGGCAACACCGTGAACCAAAccgagctgcgcacgatgctCGACTCCGAAGCGCATCGGCATGTGAATACGGACTCGGACTCGGAGCTCCTACTGAATGTGTTTGCGAATCACCTTCAGCGCACGGGCAAGTTCCGTATCAACGAAGAGGATCTGTTCACGGCTCTCGAGGCCATGATGAACGAGACGGTGGGTGCGTATACGTGTGTCGCCATGCTCGCTGGCTTTGGCGTGATGGCGTTCCGTGATCCGCACGGCATTCGTCCCATCGGTATGTGCCGCCGAAAGTCAGATTGTCCGCAGGCCGGCAGCCACGGCTACGACTACTGCTTTGCCAGCGAGAGTGTCGTGGCCGACTCGCTTGGATTCAGTGAATTTGAGGATATCAAGCCTGGTGAAGCTGTCATCGTCACGCCCCAAAATgtcacgcgccgcacgctcgTCACGAAGCCGGCACCCAACACGTTCACGCCCGACATTTTCGAATACGTCTACTTTGCCCGGCCCGACAGTGTGATTGACGGTGTAAGTGTGTACCGAAGCCGCATGGCGATGGGCGATCGactggcgcagcaggtgcagcaggAGCTGCTGAGCAAGGGCGAGCAGATTGATGTGGTCATCCCCGTGCCGGACACGTCGCGGGTGGCTGCGTtgcagctggcgcagaCGTTGCATATTCCGTATCGCGAAGGCTTTGTGAAAAATCGGTACATTGGCCGCACCTTCATTATGCCTGGTCAGggcatgcgccgcaagaATGTGCGCCGGAAGCTCAATGCTATGGCCCTCGAGTTTGCCGGCAAGAGCGTCCTCCTCGTTGACGACAGTATCGTGCGTGGCACTACGTCGCGAGAGATCATCCAGATGGCGCGCGATGTCGGTGCCCGCAAGGTGTTTATGGCGAgctgtgcgccgccgatcCGGCACTCGAACGTGtacggcatcgacatgccGAGTCGGAACGAGCTCGTCGCCTACAACCGCTCGGTGGAAGAGGTGGCTGCCACGATTCAAGCCGACGCCGTCATCTACCAGTCGCTggagcagctcgtggaCTGTGTGCGGTCCCTCAACCCAGCGATCACCAAGTTCGACTGCTCCATCTTTGACGGCGCCTACGTGACGGGtggcgtggacgaggcatACCTCTCGTCCCTCGAAAAGGCGCGCGCAGACAATGAGCGCAGCAAGAAGGCCGCCTCTTTCCTGACGCCGCATCCAGCGCCCGAGAGCATTGTGAGCTGCAGTGGCCCCATGAATGGCGCGGAAGATATCGGCCTGTACAACGGACGTACTCGTTAA
- a CDS encoding solute carrier family 25, member 33/36 — protein MSSATPPRTMQRRKAAEPPPWLHFAAGGIGGMCGAIITSPLDVVKTRLQSDLYRHRATFRVPYRGALGMLANGAYQFVDTSRLLMEISVREGSSALFKGLGPTLVGVIPARAINFYAYGNGKRFLTEYFGEESAFVHLTAAAQAGIITATATNPIWVVKTRLQLESQLREAQTRKARAEAIGKVMPTSSRLPSHLPYRTISTSSRMRSQFFQSSPPPAHPGTNALRMASHIVRKEGVAGLYRGLSASYLGVSESTIQWVLYERLKRIQRRPQERPTWAQTIGSAGTAKLVATVITYPHEVIRTRLRQQPEHGVQKYRNLVQTFRVVLQEEGAMAFYGGLSAHLMRVIPNAIVTFSIYEFVLLLGSQYRHVF, from the coding sequence ATGTCGTCTGCGACGCCACCGCGAACTATGCAGCGTCGAAAAGCTGCTGAACCGCCGCCGTGGCTGCACTTCGCGGCGGGCGGGATAGGAGGCATGTGTGGTGCGATCATCACGTCGCCTCTCGACGTCGTCAAGACACGTCTTCAATCTGACTTGTATCGCCATCGCGCCACTTTTCGTGTGCCGTACCGTGGTGCGTTGGGCATGCTAGCGAACGGCGCCTACCAGTTTGTTGATACAAGCCGGCTCCTCATGGAGATCTCTGTGCGTGAGGGTTCATCTGCCTTGTTCAAGGGACTCGGACCCACTCTGGTGGGTGTGATtcctgcacgagccatCAATTTTTATGCCTACGGCAACGGCAAGCGCTTTCTGACCGAATACTTTGGCGAAGAGTCCGCCTTTGTCCACTTGaccgctgcagcacaggcaGGCATCATAACGGCGACGGCTACCAATCCTATCTGGGTCGTCAAGACACGTCTGCAACTCGAGTCACAGCTTCGCGAAGCACAGACGCGAAAAGCGCGCGCTGAGGCGATTGGCAAAGTGATGCCGACATCCTCGCGCTTACCCTCTCATCTTCCTTATCGCACGATATCCACTTCCTCCCGCATGCGATCCCAATTCTTCCAATCAAGCCCGCCACCTGCCCACCCTGGCACCAACGCCCTGCGTATGGCCAGCCATATTGTGCGGAAAGAAGGCGTGGCCGGTTTGTACCGCGGCCTGAGTGCCAGCTACCTTGGTGTGTCGGAAAGTACCATTCAGTGGGTGCTGTATGAGCGACTGAAGCGGATCCAACGCCGGCCGCAAGAACGGCCCACATGGGCTCAGACGATCGGGTCCGCAGGCACAGCCAAGCTCGTGGCTACCGTAATTACCTATCCCCATGAAGTCATCCGCACTCGCTTGCGGCAGCAGCCAGAGCATGGTGTGCAAAAGTACCGCAACCTCGTTCAGACGTTCCGTGTGGTGCTGCAAGAAGAGGGCGCTATGGCATTCTATGGCGGACTTAGTGCGCATCTGATGCGCGTCATACCCAATGCCATCGTGACCTTCTCCATATACGAATttgtgctgctgctgggcTCACAATATAGACATGTATTTTAG
- a CDS encoding tyrosine-protein phosphatase OCA1 has product MLVPPPNFGMVEDSLYRSGQPDQLNFPFLEKLGLKSVIWLAPEEPDIGFQHFCHDQNITMHHLGVLYSTNAWDPITEEIVLQALHLLVQPSTYPCLVMCNLGRHRTGTVIGCLRKLQHWNLSAILEEYRRFAGPKVRVMNEQFIELFDEELVFGENQA; this is encoded by the exons ATGCttgtgccgccgccgaaCTTTGGTATGGTGGAAGACAGCCTGTACCGCTCTGGGCAGCCGGACCAGCTCAATTTTCCGTTTCTGGAAAAGCTGGGACTCAAGAGCGTGATTTGGCTCGCGCCTGAAGAGCCCGATATCGGCTT TCAGCACTTTTGCCACGACCAGAATATCACCATGCATCACCTGGGCGTGCTGTACAGCACAAACGCATGGGATCCCATCACGGAGGAGATTGTGCTGCAGGCACTGCATCTGCTTGTGCAGCCATCGACATACCCATGCCTGGTCATGTGCAACTTGGGCCGGCACCGGACAGGCACCGTCATTGGATGCTTGCGGAAACTACAGCACTGGAACCTCAGTGCGATTCTTGAAGAGTACCGTCGATTCGCTGGTCCCAAAGTGCGTGTCATGAACGAGCAGTTTATTGAGCTCTTTGACGAAGAGCTTGTGTTTGGTGAAAATCAAGCCTGA
- a CDS encoding aldo-keto reductase, which translates to MSTIPARPPAILYGTAWKAERTAELVHLAFLQGFRGIDTAAQRKHYREDLVGLGVQSACKALGLSRKDIWLQTKFTPINGQDIQGPIPYDPEANVADQVCSSFKHSLQHLHPAATLPDIRQLLVQYAVSAKNGSQHQEAPLQDVYIDSYLFHSPLSTLPATLEAWRVMEALVDAGLVRYIGFSNVYDPHIFSVLFEKARIKPYVLQNRWHASTGHDVSLLAQLSPVLSPNMYPLSLDSIVDAPRGVTYQPFWTLTGNQRLLQSECVARLSSRKGLTPAQVVYAFVSQGMGLLGLSTCVLSGTKDPAHMKEAVEAVQCEPWDDEELASIRRDVYGE; encoded by the coding sequence ATGTCTACGATccctgcacggccgcctgCCATCCTGTATGGCACAGCATGGAAGGCGGAGAGGACGGCCGAGCTAGTGCACTTGGCTTTCCTTCAAGGGTTTCGTGGCATTGATACAGCCGCTCAGCGGAAACACTATCGGGAGGACCTCGTGGGGCTGGGCGTGCAGAGCGCATGCAAGGCCCTCGGTCTGAGCCGCAAGGACATATGGCTCCAGACCAAATTTACTCCTATTAATGGCCAAGATATCCAAGGCCCGATCCCGTACGACCCGGAGGCCAACGTAGCAGATCAGGTGTGCTCGAGTTTCAAGCACAGTCTGCAGCATTTACATCCAGCCGCCACCCTTCCAGACATACGCCAACTACTCGTGCAGTACGCCGTGAGCGCCAAAAACGGATCCCAGCACCAAGAAGCGCCATTACAGGATGTGTACATCGACAGCTACCTCTTCCACTCGCCCCTGTCGACATTGCCAGCGACACTGGAGGCGTGGAGAGTCATGGAGGCCCTAGTCGATGCAGGGCTTGTGCGGTACATTGGCTTTAGCAACGTGTATGATCCCCATATTTTCAGCGTGTTGTTTGAAAAAGCACGCATCAAGCCATATGTGCTGCAGAACCGGTGGCATGCCTCAACGGGCCACGACGTATCACTATTAGCGCAGCTCTCGCCTGTACTCTCACCCAACATGTACCCATTATCCCTCGATTCGATCGTCGATGCCCCACGGGGTGTCACGTACCAGCCGTTCTGGACCCTGACCGGCAACCAGCGCCTGCTCCAGTCTGAATGCGTGGCGCGTCTCAGCTCCCGCAAGGGCCTGACTCCTGCTCAAGTCGTATATGCCTTTGTGTCTCAGGGGATGGGTCTACTTGGTCTATCTACCTGCGTCCTCAGTGGTACAAAAGATCCAGCTCACATGAAGGAGGCGGTCGAAGCTGTGCAATGCGAGCCCTGGGACGATGAGGAGCTGGCTTCCATACGTCGTGACGTGTATGGTGAATAG
- a CDS encoding chitin synthase: MSAPHELLEQHLLQPVRRYEPIHNDGAEYIWDAYDEPDYEDPSVQSLRASSFDKGSLEQDDAELHLDMPPVDEDRWEARQQPPQHGRTRQVQLTAGNWIVDYPVPTPVANAVLPAYREQGAPKEFTHMRYSAVTCDPDDFVLENGWGIRTRHEYERPTDILIALTYYNEDRNLLTRTMHSVMLNIRDMCRKWSKRYPHMDDGHPGWQRVVVSLVFDGIDPCDKEALDVLATMGVYQDGVMKRQVNDKETVAHLFEYTTQVSVDSTPQLVQPSPTSHDNLVPVQMIFCFKQRNAKKINSHRWVFHALGRMLQPDMVVLVDVGTKPGHLALYHLWQAFYHRPNLGGACGEIHAMIKHGIKLLNPLVAAQNFEYKISNILDKPLESLFGYVSVLPGAFSAYRFQAVLGRPLDQYFHGDHTLAQRRGAGEMNIFQKNMFLAEDRILCFELVAKRGERWTLTYIKPSKAETDVPEQPAELISQRRRWLNGSFAASLYALVHFYRFYGSGHSIFRLLFFHLQACYNVFQLVYTWFSLGNLWLTFAIIIQYLPSVLLHGFSDAWLIAFHYVNLVLMWVYAFFLALQFVLALGNRPKSESVAYKLSFGVFGTLGMYTLAISLWMTIRSLSHLAEEKKSTIDIVLSNTTAVLIASLAAMYGLYLLASLLYMDPWHMFTSAPQYFFMAPSFVNVINVYAFCNLHDVSWGTKGSDKIEALPSVQTKAQDQPDMVEEVAMDQGDIDMHFKKVVDRAVAPFHHERERSEKTTDDSYKTFRTRLVAFWLLSNAILVAVIMNLYTYRPNEKLDDEFSEGRDNQEIYFKVILWSTFGLAFFRFVGCVLFWIHHLAVRSRHL; this comes from the coding sequence ATGTCAGCACCACATGAGCTCCTAGAGCAGCATCTCTTGCAGCCGGTGCGCCGCTATGAGCCTATCCATAACGACGGTGCTGAGTATATCTGGGATGCATATGATGAGCCAGATTATGAAGATCCTTCCGTGCAGTCCCTGCGAGCAAGCTCGTTCGACAAGGGCAGCTTGGagcaggacgacgcggaGCTGCATCTCGATATGCCACCTGTCGACGAAGATCGGTGGGAGGCTCGCCAGCAGCCACCGCAGCATGGACGCACTCGTCAGGTACAGCTTACGGCCGGCAACTGGATTGTCGACTACCCCGTGCCGACACCCGTGGCCAATGCCGTGCTGCCGGCGTATCGCGAGCAGGGCGCGCCCAAAGAGTTCACGCACATGCGGTACTCGGCTGTGACGTGCGATCCAGACGACTTTGTGCTCGAAAATGGCTGGGGTATCAGGACGAGGCACGAGTACGAGCGGCCGACTGACATCTTGATTGCCCTGACATACTACAACGAGGACCGCAATTTGCTCACGCGAACGATGCACAGTGTCATGCTCAACATACGCGACATGTGCCGCAAGTGGTCCAAAAGGTACCCACACATGGACGACGGTCACCCTGGCTGGCAACGCGTGGTCGTCTCGCTTGTCTTTGACGGGATTGACCCATGCGACAAGGAAGCACTCGACGTGCTCGCCACCATGGGTGTGTACCAGGACGGCGTCATGAAGCGTCAGGTAAATGACAAGGAAACGGTCGCGCACTTGTTCGAATACACGACGCAAGTGTCTGTCGACTCGACGCCGCAACTCGTCCAGCCTTCGCCCACGTCGCACGACAACCTCGTGCCTGTCCAGATGATCTTTTGCTTCAAGCAGCGCAACGCGAAAAAGATCAACAGCCACCGCTGGGTattccatgcgctcggccGCATGCTCCAGCCCGACATGGTCGTCTTGGTCGACGTCGGTACGAAGCCCGGCCACCTCGCCCTATACCATCTATGGCAGGCATTCTATCACCGACCCAACTTGGGTGGTGCATGCGGCGAAATTCATGCTATGATCAAACACGGCATCAAGCTGCTCAACCCCTTGGTGGCGGCTCAGAACTTTGAGTACAAAATCAGTAATATCCTCGACAAAccgctcgagtcgctgtTTGGCTACGTGAGCGTGCTGCCTGGTGCCTTTAGTGCGTACCGATTCCAAGCGGTGCTCGGCCGGCCGTTGGACCAGTACTTTCACGGCGATCATACCCTCGCGCaacggcgcggcgcgggcgaGATGAACATTTTCCAGAAAAATATGTTTTTGGCCGAGGACCGCATTCTGTGCTTCGAGCTCGTTGCCAAGCGTGGGGAACGCTGGACATTGACGTACATCAAGCCCAGCAAAGCTGAGACGGATGTGCCGGAGCAGCCCGCTGAGCTTATttcgcagcgccgccgctggtTGAATGGCTCGTTTGCTGCCTCGCTGTATGCCCTTGTCCATTTCTACCGCTTTTACGGCAGCGGTCACTCGATCTTCCGCCTTCTCTTTTTCCATCTTCAGGCTTGCTACAATGTGTTCCAACTTGTATATACGTGGTTTTCTCTCGGAAACTTGTGGCTCACGTTTGCTATCATCATTCAGTACCTCCCCAGTGTGCTCCTCCACGGCTTTTCCGACGCTTGGTTGATCGCCTTTCATTACGTCAACCTGGTTCTCATGTGGGTGTATGCCTTCTTTTTGGCGCTCCAATTCGTCTTGGCGCTGGGCAATCGGCCCAAGAGCGAGTCCGTGGCGTATAAGCTGTCGTTTGGCGTGTTCGGCACGCTTGGCATGTATACCCTTGCCATCTCGCTCTGGATGACGATTCGGTCCCTGTCGCATTTGGCCGAAGAGAAGAAGAGCACGATCGATATCGTGCTGAGCAACACGACAGCCGTGCTGATCGCGTCTCTTGCTGCCATGTACGGGCTGTATCTCTTAGCGTCGTTGCTCTACATGGACCCGTGGCACATGTTCACCAGTGCACCGCAGTACTTTTTCATGGCGCCCTCGTTCGTCAATGTGATCAATGTATACGCTTTCTGCAACCTGCACGACGTGAGCTGGGGCACCAAAGGCTCTGACAAGATCGAGGCCTTACCGAGCGTCCAGACCAAGGCACAGGACCAGCCTGATATGGTCGAGGAGGTGGCCATGGACCAAGGCGACATTGACATGCACTTCAAAAAAGTGGTGGaccgcgccgtcgcgccTTTTCATCACGAGCGCGAACGCAGCGAAAAGACGACAGACGACAGCTATAAGACATTCCGCACGCGTCTCGTGGCCTTTTGGCTCCTGTCCAATGCCATCCTGGTGGCCGTGATTATGAATCTGTACACCTACCGACCCAATGAAAAGCTCGATGACGAGTTCAGCGAGGGCCGAGACAATCAGGAAATCTACTTCAAAGTGATCTTGTGGTCGACCTTTGGCCTAGCCTTTTTCCGATTCGTCGGCTGCGTCCTGTTCTGGATCCATCATCTGGCTGTGAGGTCACGCCATTTATAG
- a CDS encoding DASH complex subunit ASK1: MAHTPADAMAAGEQLMQLDQAITLTLQEIDENFSQAHQIVTSRILPSIREYESSCSQTWQSARFWKQFFEASAQVSLSQQPLEEFEDTFGEQSEQPSARDDSTHATHDSDPMASPPRLSTSVYAQAHLETPFERLKRDVEASRMEDMSREASRKMADMSIATDPSLVVSDIPKSSSPAKGRRRSSARPRVSVASGAPNPFEKTWNGIADLRTTPLRPAPRDDSDDMSLAMPEGMSPPVTMQFSMPQSKYLKTPAKEAARRVVNDLLKSVGGDDGDMSLGDVSPSARRKSVVGTPLVKDTTRRRDSLPTPPTITKVYNRTSAASDDEDDSDESEDDASHAILPSQTPATTSRSIEDDTLFGLGPRRMPDSVDQSASRALSSAVRRSSDERRLLGED, translated from the coding sequence ATGGCCCATACGCCAGCCGATGCGATGGCGGcgggcgagcagctcatgcagctggACCAGGCCATCACATTGACACTGCAGGAAATTGACGAGAACTTTTCGCAAGCACACCAGATTGTGACGTCGCGTATTTTGCCTTCGATCCGGGAGTACGAATCATCGTGCTCTCAAACGTGGCAGAGCGCGCGCTTTTGGAAGCAGTTCTTTGAGGCATCTGCGCAGGTGTCGCTATCGCAGCAACCTCTGGAAGAGTTCGAAGATACCTTTGGTGAGCAGAGCGAGCAGCCAAGTGCTCGCGATGACAGcacgcatgcgacgcaTGACAGCGATCCCATGGCGTCGCCGCCACGGCTCAGTACGAGTGTGTATGCCCAGGCGCACCTCGAAACGCCGTTTGAGCGATTGAAGCGCGATGTTGAGGCCAGTCGGATGGAAGACATGTCGCGCGAGGCGAGTCGCAAGATGGCGGATATGTCGATCGCTACGGATCCGTCGCTCGTCGTGTCTGATATTCCCAAATCGTCGAGTCCTGCCAAGGGCCGACGTCGATCCTCGGCGCGTCCGCGTGTGAGTGTGGCATCTGGCGCGCCCAATCCATTTGAGAAGACGTGGAATGGCATTGCCGAtttgcgcacgacgccgctacgtccggcgccgcgagaCGATAGTGACGACATGTCGTTGGCCATGCCGGAAGGCATGTCGCCCCCTGTCACGATGCAGTTCAGTATGCCACAGAGCAAGTACCTCAAGACACCCGCTAAGgaagcggcgcggcgcgtcgtgaacGATTTGCTGAAATCCGTGGGCGGCGATGACGGTGATATGAGTTTGGGCGACGTGTCGCCGTCTGCGCGGCGCAAGAGTGTCGTGGGTACGCCTCTCGTCAAGGacacgacgcgtcgtcgcgacTCGCTACCGACGCCGCCAACCATTACGAAAGTGTATAATCGCACCTCGGCCGCCTCtgatgacgaggacgacAGTGATGAGAGTGAGGACGATGCTTCTCATGCGATTCTTCCCTCGCAGACACCGGCCACGACAAGTCGTTCCATCGAGGATGATACGCTATTTGGACTAGGGCCTCGCCGCATGCCGGACAGTGTCGATCAGTCGGCGTCACGAGCGCTGTCCAGTGCCGTGCGGCGATCGAGTGATGAGCGGCGATTGTTGGGGGAAGATTAG
- a CDS encoding OTU domain protein 6, which produces MSSEAPKKLSRQQRRQMAKDAREQERLDGIRADVEREMAESPQVNQSEVEEKQLQELCEKLQLQVHEITPDGHCLYNAIADQLNTRYPTQEPYTYESMRRAAASYMRQHADDFMPFISDLDESAAGVAEAKDPLTKFLDYCDAMEKTSTWGGQPEILALSKVLYTPIYVVQPGTPIIKIGDEEFADRSPLWIAYHVKMYGLGEHYNSLRPKTH; this is translated from the exons ATGTCCAGCGAAGCGCCGAAAAAACTGAGccggcagcagcggcgccagaTGGCGAAGGACGCTCGCGAACAGGAACGACTGGACGGTATTCGTGCCGATGTAGAGCGCGAGATGGCCGAATCGCCGCAGGTGAACCAGAGCGAAGTCGAGGAGAAGCAGCTCCAAGAGCTGTGTGAGAAGCTGCAGTTGCAGGTACATGAGATCACACCGGATGGCCACTGTCTCTACAATGCGATTGCCGATCAGCTCAATACTCGATACCCAACACAGGAGCCATATACCTACGAAAGCatgcgtcgtgcggcggcCAGCTACATGCGGCAGCATGCGGACGATTTTATGCCGTTTATCTCAGATTTGGACGAGTCGGCCGCGGGCGTCGCCGAGGCCAAGGACCCCCTGACCAAGTTCCTCGACTATTGTGACGCCATGGAAAAGACGTCGACTTGGGGTGGTCAACCCGAGATCTTGGCGCTCTCCAAGGTGCTGTACACGCCTATCTACGTCGTCCAGCCGGGCACACCGATCATCAAAATCGGCGACGAGGAATTTGCGGACAGGTCGCCCCTGTGGATCGCTTACCATGTCAAGATGTATGGATTGGGCGAG CATTACAACTCATTGCGCCCCAAGACGCACTAA